A window of the Cicer arietinum cultivar CDC Frontier isolate Library 1 chromosome 6, Cicar.CDCFrontier_v2.0, whole genome shotgun sequence genome harbors these coding sequences:
- the PPI gene encoding cyclophilin-type peptidyl-prolyl cis-trans isomerase encodes MPNPRVFFDMTVGGTAAGRIVFELFADVTPRTAENFRALCTGEKGVGRSGKPLHFKGSSFHRVIPNFMCQGGDFTAGNGTGGESIYGSKFADENFIKKHTGPGILSMANAGPGTNGSQFFVCTAKTEWLDGKHVVFGQVVEGLDVVKEIEKVGSSSGKTSKPVKIADCGQLS; translated from the coding sequence ATGCCAAACCCTAGAGTTTTCTTCGATATGACCGTCGGTGGCACAGCCGCTGGACGTATCGTCTTCGAGCTCTTCGCCGATGTCACTCCAAGAACCGCCGAGAATTTCCGCGCTCTCTGCACCGGTGAGAAAGGTGTCGGACGTAGCGGCAAGCCACTTCACTTCAAGGGATCCTCCTTCCATCGTGTGATCCCCAACTTCATGTGTCAGGGAGGTGACTTCACCGCCGGGAACGGCACCGGAGGAGAATCGATCTACGGATCCAAATTCGCCGATGAGAACTTCATCAAGAAGCATACCGGTCCTGGTATCTTATCTATGGCTAACGCTGGTCCAGGAACCAACGGATCTCAGTTTTTCGTCTGCACTGCAAAGACCGAATGGCTCGACGGTAAACACGTTGTGTTTGGTCAGGTTGTTGAAGGACTTGATGTTGTGAAGGAGATCGAGAAGGTTGGATCAAGCAGCGGGAAGACCTCTAAGCCTGTGAAGATCGC